In Marivivens aquimaris, one genomic interval encodes:
- the clpA gene encoding ATP-dependent Clp protease ATP-binding subunit ClpA yields the protein MPSFSTTLEQSIHAALALANARRHELATLEHLLLALIDEPDASRVMRACAVDLDELRKNLEDYIDDDLSTLITEVEGSEAVPTAAFQRVIQRAAIHVQSSGRTEVTGANVLVAIFAERESNAAYFLQDQDMTRYDAVNFIAHGVAKDPAFGEARPITGAEEEEQTSRPHQSAPEAEGKESALAKYCVDLNAKSRKGDVDPLIGRHHEVERCIQVLCRRRKNNPLLVGDPGVGKTAIAEGLARQIINEEVPEVLSGTTIFSLDMGALLAGTRYRGDFEERLKAVVSELEEHDDAVLFIDEIHTVIGAGATSGGAMDASNLLKPALQGGKLRCMGSTTYKEFRQHFEKDRALSRRFQKIDVNEPSVEDSVKILQGLKPYFEEHHNIRYTADAIKSAVELSSRYINDRKLPDKAIDVIDEAGAAQHLVAESKRRKTIGVKEIEAVVAKIARIPPKNVSKDDAETLKDLEKSLKRVVFGQNIAIESLSSAIKLARAGLREPEKPIGNYLFAGPTGVGKTEVAKQLADTLGVELIRFDMSEYMEKHAVSRLIGAPPGYVGFDQGGMLTDKIDQNPHCVLLLDEIEKAHPDVYNILLQVMDHGKLTDHNGRTTDFRNVILIMTSNAGAAEQAKEAIGFGRDRREGEDTAAIERTFTPEFRNRLDAVIPFAPLPKEVIMQVVEKFVLQLEAQLMDRNVHIELTEEAAAWLADKGYDSKMGARPLGRVIQEHIKKPLAEELLFGQLTKGGLVRVAVKDDKLDLQIEPPKPGRLTGNKPPLLTAD from the coding sequence GTGCCGTCATTTTCGACAACACTCGAGCAGTCCATCCACGCAGCACTGGCGCTGGCGAACGCCCGCCGTCACGAACTGGCTACTCTCGAACACCTCTTGCTTGCTCTGATCGACGAACCCGACGCATCACGCGTCATGCGTGCCTGTGCCGTCGATCTCGACGAGCTACGCAAGAACCTTGAAGACTACATCGACGACGACCTTTCGACCCTCATCACCGAGGTCGAAGGATCCGAAGCTGTACCGACCGCTGCGTTCCAGCGCGTCATCCAGCGCGCTGCGATCCACGTCCAGTCGTCCGGCCGCACCGAAGTTACCGGTGCTAACGTGCTCGTCGCTATCTTTGCAGAGCGTGAAAGCAACGCCGCGTACTTCCTGCAAGATCAGGACATGACCCGTTACGACGCGGTCAACTTCATCGCCCACGGTGTCGCCAAAGACCCCGCGTTCGGCGAAGCGCGCCCGATCACCGGCGCCGAAGAAGAAGAGCAAACGTCCCGCCCGCACCAGTCCGCGCCCGAAGCCGAAGGCAAGGAATCCGCGCTGGCCAAGTATTGCGTCGACCTCAACGCGAAGTCCCGCAAGGGCGACGTCGATCCGCTGATCGGCCGCCACCACGAGGTCGAGCGCTGCATTCAGGTGCTTTGCCGTCGCCGCAAGAACAACCCGCTGCTCGTCGGGGATCCGGGCGTTGGTAAGACCGCAATCGCGGAAGGCCTCGCTCGCCAGATCATCAACGAAGAAGTGCCGGAAGTCCTTTCGGGCACCACGATCTTCAGCCTCGACATGGGCGCTCTGCTTGCAGGCACCCGTTATCGCGGTGATTTCGAAGAGCGCCTGAAAGCCGTTGTTTCGGAGCTTGAAGAACATGACGACGCGGTTTTGTTCATCGACGAAATCCACACCGTAATTGGTGCCGGCGCTACCTCGGGCGGCGCTATGGATGCGTCGAACCTCCTGAAGCCCGCGCTTCAGGGCGGCAAACTGCGTTGCATGGGCTCGACCACTTATAAGGAATTCCGTCAGCACTTCGAAAAGGATCGCGCGCTGAGCCGCCGTTTCCAGAAGATCGACGTAAACGAGCCTTCGGTCGAAGATTCGGTCAAGATCCTTCAGGGTCTCAAGCCCTACTTCGAAGAGCACCACAACATCCGCTACACTGCTGACGCCATCAAGTCGGCTGTGGAGTTGTCGTCGCGCTACATCAACGACCGCAAGCTGCCGGATAAGGCCATCGACGTCATCGACGAAGCAGGCGCTGCCCAGCACCTCGTCGCGGAATCGAAGCGCCGCAAGACCATCGGCGTAAAGGAAATCGAAGCCGTCGTGGCCAAGATTGCCCGCATCCCGCCGAAGAACGTCAGCAAGGACGACGCAGAGACACTGAAGGATCTCGAAAAGTCGCTCAAGCGCGTCGTGTTCGGTCAGAACATCGCTATCGAGTCGCTGTCGTCCGCGATCAAGCTGGCCCGTGCTGGTCTGCGTGAACCCGAGAAGCCCATCGGTAACTACCTCTTCGCCGGTCCGACCGGTGTGGGTAAGACCGAAGTGGCAAAGCAGCTGGCGGACACGCTCGGCGTCGAACTGATCCGCTTCGACATGTCGGAATACATGGAGAAGCACGCGGTTTCGCGTCTGATCGGTGCCCCTCCGGGCTATGTCGGTTTCGACCAAGGCGGTATGCTCACCGACAAGATCGACCAGAACCCGCACTGTGTTCTGCTGCTCGACGAGATCGAAAAGGCCCACCCGGATGTCTACAACATCCTGCTGCAGGTCATGGACCACGGGAAGCTCACCGACCACAACGGTCGGACCACCGACTTCCGCAATGTGATCCTGATCATGACTTCGAACGCAGGTGCTGCGGAGCAAGCGAAGGAAGCCATCGGCTTTGGTCGTGACCGCCGCGAGGGTGAAGATACCGCTGCAATCGAGCGGACCTTCACACCGGAATTCCGCAACCGTCTGGATGCTGTCATTCCGTTCGCGCCGCTGCCCAAAGAAGTCATCATGCAGGTGGTCGAGAAGTTCGTACTCCAGCTGGAAGCCCAGCTTATGGATCGCAACGTCCATATCGAACTTACCGAAGAAGCCGCTGCATGGCTGGCAGACAAGGGTTACGACTCCAAGATGGGTGCGCGTCCGCTGGGTCGTGTCATTCAGGAGCACATCAAGAAGCCGTTGGCAGAAGAGCTTCTCTTCGGTCAGCTTACCAAAGGCGGTCTGGTCCGCGTTGCGGTCAAGGACGACAAGCTCGACCTGCAGATCGAGCCGCCGAAGCCTGGCCGCCTGACGGGCAACAAGCCTCCGCTTCTGACCGCCGACTAA
- a CDS encoding M23 family metallopeptidase, whose product MSSPIDCDLGEVCYIQQFVDRDPTSGLSDFRCSGLTYDGHKGTDFALPSLAMQAEGVNVLAAADGLVTGVRDEMPDVLQTGPDAPDVTDGECGNGLVINHGDGWETQYCHLALGSVIPRVGQEVSTGEVIGQVGLSGQTQFPHVHLSVRKDGDVIDPFDTGSATDCTASGALWSEPINAPDGGIVSVGFAPNVPNYDAVKAGTATTLPSAGSNLVIWGLSFGTQVGDLLTLSIDGPDGFTFTHEETLDRAQAQTFRAAGKRLTTDHWPAGAYNGTVTMTRNGELLDSMSTSFALD is encoded by the coding sequence TTGTCCTCACCGATCGACTGCGATCTTGGCGAGGTCTGCTACATCCAACAATTCGTGGACCGCGACCCAACCAGCGGCCTCAGCGATTTCCGCTGTAGCGGCCTCACTTATGACGGCCACAAGGGCACCGACTTCGCCCTCCCCTCGCTGGCGATGCAGGCGGAAGGCGTGAACGTGCTGGCTGCAGCGGACGGACTGGTGACAGGCGTGCGGGACGAAATGCCGGACGTCTTGCAAACCGGCCCCGATGCGCCCGATGTCACGGACGGCGAATGCGGCAACGGCCTCGTCATCAACCACGGTGATGGTTGGGAAACGCAATACTGCCACCTCGCGCTCGGCAGCGTTATTCCCCGCGTTGGGCAAGAGGTCTCCACTGGAGAAGTCATCGGCCAAGTCGGCCTTTCCGGCCAGACCCAATTCCCCCACGTTCACCTATCTGTTCGCAAAGATGGCGATGTCATCGACCCGTTCGACACAGGTAGTGCGACTGATTGCACGGCCTCGGGTGCGCTCTGGTCCGAGCCGATCAACGCACCTGATGGCGGGATTGTGTCCGTAGGATTTGCGCCGAACGTGCCCAACTACGACGCGGTGAAAGCTGGCACGGCGACAACCTTGCCCTCAGCGGGAAGCAATCTCGTGATCTGGGGGCTGAGCTTCGGCACGCAGGTAGGCGACCTGTTGACACTCAGCATCGACGGACCGGACGGCTTTACCTTTACCCACGAAGAAACGCTCGACCGCGCCCAGGCCCAAACTTTCCGCGCCGCCGGAAAACGGCTCACGACAGACCACTGGCCCGCTGGAGCCTACAATGGCACTGTGACAATGACGCGCAATGGCGAGCTATTGGACAGCATGTCCACCAGCTTCGCGCTCGATTAA
- a CDS encoding peptidoglycan -binding protein, which yields MAIGGRRSTNRFNASIWPGFVDAMTGLLLVMMFVLTIFMVLQFALREQISGQESRLIELSDEVAILSQALGLEREKSATLESTVGNLNDELDEASAAADAQAALIASLRTERDNIAAQLVTAQNQITGFEAQVAGLLADRADLRDQVSNLEGDNAELMSESEALNLALAQARDEVDAQEEAARLAAARREALEAMIAELRNEGAETSGALDAAQSEIDELEAARLADAAAAEALRERLANADSELTAMTLALEQQRQRAEETLTLLAAAEAARDDLDSNLADAIIARQALQAEVDSLASTQDETAQERADLQSRLAAALAALNAAQQDAADQMTEAERQAALLATANSALAEQEALSAESERQIAALNANVSQLRAQLEELQGLLNIANENDSSATLQINNLTTQLNQALARAALENQRRLALEEAERKRLEEEAKELSNYRSEFFGQLRALLADQDGVRIVGDRFVFSSEVLFDEGSADLSPQGRREIGNVASILRQIVDDIPDTIDWIIRVDGHTDDQPLSGTGEFADNWELSQARALSVVRFMVDREGIDPRHLSANGFAEYQPINDADTPEARAQNRRIELKLTER from the coding sequence ATGGCAATCGGGGGCCGCCGCAGTACGAACCGTTTCAACGCCTCGATCTGGCCGGGGTTTGTAGACGCTATGACCGGCCTTCTATTGGTCATGATGTTCGTTCTGACAATTTTCATGGTCCTCCAATTTGCGCTGCGCGAACAGATTTCCGGTCAGGAAAGTCGCCTGATCGAGCTTTCCGACGAGGTCGCTATTCTTTCGCAGGCCCTCGGCCTTGAACGTGAAAAGAGCGCGACGCTTGAGAGCACTGTCGGCAACCTGAACGACGAACTCGACGAGGCGTCAGCTGCGGCCGATGCCCAAGCGGCGCTAATTGCCTCCCTGCGAACCGAGCGTGACAATATCGCCGCCCAGCTGGTGACGGCGCAAAACCAGATCACTGGTTTTGAAGCACAAGTCGCTGGACTGCTGGCAGACCGAGCTGACCTTCGCGACCAAGTCTCAAACCTTGAAGGCGACAATGCCGAGCTGATGAGCGAGAGCGAAGCTCTGAACCTCGCACTGGCTCAAGCGCGTGATGAAGTTGACGCGCAAGAAGAGGCCGCGCGCCTTGCCGCAGCCCGCCGCGAAGCGCTTGAGGCTATGATCGCCGAACTACGCAACGAAGGTGCAGAAACGTCTGGCGCGCTGGATGCTGCGCAGAGTGAGATCGACGAACTGGAAGCGGCACGGCTGGCTGATGCCGCGGCTGCCGAAGCTCTGCGTGAACGCCTTGCGAATGCGGATAGCGAACTGACCGCGATGACCCTCGCGCTTGAGCAGCAGCGCCAGCGTGCGGAAGAAACGCTGACCTTGCTCGCCGCAGCTGAAGCCGCCCGCGACGACCTTGATAGCAATCTGGCCGATGCGATCATCGCCCGTCAGGCATTGCAGGCCGAGGTCGATAGCCTCGCATCGACGCAGGACGAAACCGCTCAGGAACGTGCCGACTTGCAATCGCGGCTCGCTGCTGCCCTTGCCGCACTGAACGCAGCGCAGCAGGACGCCGCCGACCAGATGACCGAGGCAGAGCGGCAGGCCGCATTGCTGGCGACGGCGAATAGTGCGCTGGCTGAACAAGAGGCGCTTTCGGCGGAAAGCGAACGCCAGATTGCTGCACTGAACGCCAACGTCTCGCAGCTTCGCGCGCAGCTCGAAGAGCTTCAGGGCCTACTAAATATTGCGAACGAGAACGACAGCAGCGCGACCTTGCAGATCAACAATCTGACCACGCAGCTCAATCAGGCGCTCGCCCGCGCTGCGCTCGAAAACCAGCGTCGTCTCGCGCTCGAAGAAGCCGAGCGCAAGCGCCTCGAGGAAGAGGCCAAAGAGCTGTCGAACTACCGCTCCGAATTCTTCGGTCAGCTTCGCGCGCTACTCGCGGATCAAGACGGTGTGCGCATCGTCGGTGACCGCTTCGTGTTCTCGTCCGAGGTTCTGTTCGACGAAGGCAGTGCCGATCTGTCGCCCCAGGGGCGTCGCGAGATTGGCAATGTCGCGTCGATCCTACGTCAGATCGTCGACGATATTCCGGACACCATCGACTGGATTATTCGCGTCGACGGCCACACCGATGACCAACCGCTTTCGGGCACGGGCGAATTCGCCGATAACTGGGAGCTTAGCCAAGCACGCGCTCTTTCCGTAGTGCGCTTCATGGTCGATCGCGAAGGCATCGACCCGCGTCACCTGTCGGCCAACGGCTTTGCGGAATATCAGCCAATCAACGATGCCGACACTCCCGAAGCGCGCGCGCAGAACCGCCGTATCGAACTCAAACTGACCGAGCGTTAA
- a CDS encoding biopolymer transporter ExbB translates to MDIREPEAEPYFSQPLRQIISMLIALALIGAGGYVAFGTVEFLFLSNPYLNTLIGLVFVIGLFSCFAQVFQLMNSVEWIKRFVREQQTRQAPALLAPLATLLRSRGARMQLSNSSTRSILDSVASRIDEDREITKYLGNTLIFLGLLGTFYGLATTLPALVDTIRNLNADGQSGSDVFTKLQQGLESQLGGMGTAFSSSLLGLAGSLIVGLLELFAGHGQNRFYRELEEWLSSITRLGFASGDEATGSEGTEYGGVLDQMADQIDQLADLFHRAEERRAHTDVQIANLTGALTMLAQRLEQDDPRPALTASAEAQQRLVERLRESGVDGIDAESRMRLRSIDVQLLKILEELSAGRQETMAEIRAEVGALARGLRQQRRQGE, encoded by the coding sequence ATGGACATCAGGGAACCTGAGGCCGAGCCGTATTTTTCGCAGCCGCTTCGCCAGATCATTTCTATGCTTATCGCCTTGGCCCTTATCGGGGCGGGGGGATATGTGGCGTTTGGAACGGTAGAATTCTTGTTCCTGTCCAATCCGTATCTCAACACGCTGATCGGGCTGGTGTTCGTCATTGGCCTGTTCTCCTGCTTTGCGCAGGTGTTCCAGTTGATGAACAGTGTGGAGTGGATCAAGCGTTTCGTCCGTGAACAGCAGACCCGCCAAGCGCCTGCACTGCTTGCGCCGCTGGCCACGCTTCTCCGTTCGCGCGGTGCGCGGATGCAGCTGTCAAACTCCTCGACACGCTCTATTCTGGACTCAGTCGCGTCGCGTATCGACGAAGATCGCGAGATTACCAAATACCTCGGCAACACGCTGATTTTCCTTGGCCTGCTCGGTACGTTCTACGGCCTCGCGACGACGCTTCCCGCGCTCGTTGATACGATCCGAAACCTCAATGCTGACGGCCAGTCGGGGTCTGACGTGTTCACCAAGCTCCAGCAGGGGCTCGAATCCCAGCTTGGCGGTATGGGAACGGCGTTCTCGTCATCGCTGCTCGGCCTCGCAGGTTCGCTGATCGTTGGTCTTCTGGAGCTTTTTGCTGGTCACGGTCAGAACCGTTTCTACCGTGAGCTTGAAGAGTGGCTGTCGTCGATCACCCGTCTCGGCTTTGCCTCGGGCGATGAGGCAACCGGCAGTGAAGGCACGGAATATGGCGGTGTTCTTGATCAGATGGCTGACCAGATCGACCAGCTTGCCGATCTGTTCCACCGCGCCGAAGAGCGCCGCGCGCACACCGACGTGCAGATCGCGAACCTCACCGGCGCGCTGACCATGCTGGCACAGCGACTGGAGCAGGACGATCCGCGTCCGGCGCTGACCGCCTCCGCCGAAGCCCAGCAGCGCCTTGTCGAGCGCCTGCGTGAAAGCGGTGTCGACGGCATCGACGCCGAAAGCCGTATGCGCCTGCGTTCGATCGACGTGCAGCTGCTAAAGATCCTCGAAGAACTCTCGGCCGGTCGTCAGGAGACGATGGCTGAAATCCGCGCTGAAGTCGGCGCTCTGGCTCGCGGGCTGCGTCAACAGCGCCGCCAGGGCGAGTAA
- a CDS encoding gamma-glutamylcyclotransferase, with amino-acid sequence MTLWVFGYGSLLWNPGFEPVEARQGRLDGWHRSFCMLSIHHRGTVEHPGLVLALDAQQDARCTGMVLRVAEEDTDEVLAYLRERELISAAYLEVKLPVTLDDGREIEAVTYVIDASHAQYVDFDLETQAQMIASAVGGRGPNYEYLDNTASHLDKMGIADPDMAWLVRRVAAIRTGESV; translated from the coding sequence ATGACCCTATGGGTATTTGGTTACGGATCTCTTCTCTGGAATCCGGGTTTCGAACCGGTCGAGGCTCGCCAGGGGCGGCTCGACGGGTGGCATCGCTCGTTCTGTATGCTCTCCATTCACCACCGCGGTACCGTCGAACATCCCGGTTTGGTACTGGCGCTCGACGCGCAACAGGATGCACGCTGCACCGGTATGGTGCTGCGTGTGGCCGAGGAGGACACCGACGAGGTGCTTGCCTATCTGCGCGAGCGCGAACTGATATCTGCCGCCTATCTTGAGGTGAAGCTGCCTGTCACGCTCGACGATGGGCGCGAAATCGAAGCGGTGACCTATGTTATCGATGCCTCGCACGCGCAGTATGTCGACTTCGACCTCGAAACGCAGGCGCAGATGATCGCATCTGCGGTCGGTGGGCGTGGTCCGAACTACGAATATCTGGACAATACCGCGTCCCATCTGGACAAGATGGGCATCGCTGACCCCGATATGGCGTGGCTTGTTCGCCGCGTTGCAGCTATTCGTACAGGTGAATCCGTATAA
- a CDS encoding DUF2125 domain-containing protein, with amino-acid sequence MARHTRKKIGLPMAYVLWWGIGSVVLYAGLGTAFDKSDDISASDRAIRFTPLRWTVRVDDLATADGLTFDALDISIPTTPPNGLRLSTKAPITVADELQTIVIEGDRVEGDLKVNYWPFGEVEKATLDIEDATVSGADVAIEALHMKAAQSEDAHNGYTLMLDAANIELPQDLDLFGQINGSLSNVIESAHFEALAGLKRPLLIQSADPVIETLDIATATMKWDDIELAFDGKLTFEDGCDAQGQINLAVKGWQTFFDVAVEMEMIEPQVAQSWKIVGGNLADSEGRIALPLTLAGQTMRLGPFPLGPSPLACQRQ; translated from the coding sequence ATGGCACGCCACACGCGAAAGAAGATCGGACTGCCAATGGCATATGTCCTGTGGTGGGGGATCGGATCGGTCGTTCTCTACGCTGGTTTGGGCACGGCGTTCGACAAAAGTGATGACATCTCCGCCTCTGACCGCGCGATCCGGTTTACGCCACTGCGCTGGACTGTCCGCGTCGATGACCTTGCCACTGCGGATGGCCTGACGTTCGACGCGCTTGATATCAGCATTCCCACGACGCCGCCCAACGGCCTGCGCCTGTCGACCAAAGCGCCAATCACAGTGGCGGACGAGTTGCAGACCATCGTCATCGAAGGCGACCGCGTCGAAGGCGACCTTAAGGTAAACTATTGGCCGTTCGGAGAGGTCGAAAAGGCGACCCTCGACATCGAAGACGCCACCGTCAGCGGTGCGGACGTTGCCATTGAAGCACTTCACATGAAGGCCGCGCAGTCGGAGGATGCCCACAACGGCTATACCCTGATGCTCGATGCGGCGAACATCGAACTGCCGCAGGATCTCGACCTTTTCGGGCAGATCAACGGATCGCTGTCGAATGTCATCGAGTCCGCCCACTTTGAAGCGCTAGCGGGTCTGAAACGGCCGCTGCTGATCCAGTCGGCCGATCCCGTGATCGAGACTTTGGATATCGCGACTGCGACGATGAAGTGGGACGATATCGAACTGGCGTTTGACGGCAAATTGACCTTCGAGGACGGCTGCGACGCTCAAGGCCAGATCAACCTTGCAGTCAAGGGCTGGCAAACGTTCTTCGATGTTGCGGTCGAGATGGAAATGATTGAACCGCAAGTCGCCCAGAGCTGGAAAATCGTCGGCGGCAATCTGGCCGATAGCGAAGGCCGCATCGCCCTGCCCCTCACCCTTGCAGGTCAAACCATGCGTTTGGGGCCGTTCCCCCTCGGACCGTCGCCCCTCGCCTGTCAGCGGCAATAG
- a CDS encoding extensin-like domain-containing protein yields the protein MKLGLALALTLWGGAVWANAPSATSQPRLRPTEVVVSESGTAVARPRLRPAALAPAPSTPESTAARIAMEPETSSRFAVSRSARPSARPPHIVLAGIAAAEARRRGSICGDFDIQGEEIADINGPGPCGVEGAVRIRSILGIGFTEQPTVDCRTASAFKTWLERGAIPAVGSEGGGIKEIWVMGHYSCRNQIGNSSGRRLSEHALGHAIDVGGLRLNDGSMISVENGWGTRSDGGQLRAMHQAACGPFGTVLGPNANAAHHDHFHFDTARNRNSAYCR from the coding sequence CTCCGCGACGTCCCAACCCCGCTTGCGCCCGACCGAAGTCGTGGTCAGCGAGTCCGGCACCGCTGTTGCGCGTCCGAGGTTGCGCCCTGCTGCACTGGCGCCCGCGCCAAGCACGCCTGAAAGTACCGCCGCACGTATCGCGATGGAGCCTGAGACTTCCAGCCGGTTTGCCGTTTCCCGCTCCGCGCGTCCCTCGGCCCGGCCGCCGCATATCGTTCTAGCTGGCATTGCCGCTGCCGAAGCGCGCCGCCGTGGCAGCATCTGCGGCGATTTCGATATCCAAGGTGAGGAGATCGCGGATATCAACGGCCCCGGTCCTTGTGGCGTTGAAGGGGCCGTGCGCATCCGTTCGATCCTCGGCATCGGGTTCACCGAACAGCCAACCGTCGATTGTCGCACTGCCTCGGCGTTCAAGACATGGCTAGAGCGTGGCGCTATCCCCGCAGTCGGTAGTGAAGGCGGCGGCATCAAGGAAATCTGGGTGATGGGGCACTATAGCTGTCGCAACCAGATCGGAAATTCCAGTGGTCGTCGCCTGTCAGAGCATGCGCTCGGCCACGCGATCGACGTGGGCGGTCTGCGCCTCAATGATGGCAGCATGATCTCGGTCGAAAACGGCTGGGGCACGCGGTCTGACGGCGGGCAACTCCGCGCTATGCATCAGGCGGCTTGCGGACCGTTTGGGACGGTGCTGGGGCCGAACGCGAATGCGGCCCACCACGACCATTTCCACTTTGACACGGCCCGGAACCGCAACAGTGCCTATTGCCGCTGA